From one Eucalyptus grandis isolate ANBG69807.140 chromosome 9, ASM1654582v1, whole genome shotgun sequence genomic stretch:
- the LOC104418509 gene encoding protein RER1A — protein sequence MMDPGTSTSAPAAAAAAPAPAAPSAADSPASPAVSQWAFAVSQRYQHLLDRSVPHAQRRWVATLAVACVYLVRVYFVEGFYIVTYALGIYMLNLLIGFLSPQVDPELQELAGGGGGGGGSLPTRGSDEFRPFVRRLPEFKCWLQITWAFVIAFVVTFFSVFDVPVFWPVLLFYWVMLFTLTMRRQIMLMIKYKYVPFTFGKRRYGKRASSTDSASLPRD from the exons ATGATGGATCCCggcacctccacctccgcccccgccgccgccgccgccgcccccgcccccgccgcccccTCCGCCGCCGACTCCCCCGCCTCCCCCGCCGTGTCGCAGTGGGCGTTCGCCGTGTCGCAGCGGTACCAGCACCTGCTGGACAGGTCGGTGCCGCACGCGCAGCGGCGGTGGGTCGCGACGCTTGCGGTGGCGTGCGTGTACCTCGTGCGGGTCTACTTCGTGGAGGGCTTCTACATCGTGACGTACGCGCTGGGCATCTACATGCTGAACCTGCTCATCGGATTCCTCTCCCCTCAGGTCGACCCGGAGCTCCAGGagctcgccggcggcggcggcggcggcggcgggtccCTCCCCACCCGCGGCTCCGATGAGTTCAGGCCCTTCGTCCGCCGCCTCCCCGAGTTCAAGTGCTG GTTACAAATCACATGGGCATTTGTGATTGCTTTCGTGGTGACGTTCTTCAGCGTGTTCGATGTACCTGTCTTCTGGCCAGTACTCCTTTTCTACTGGGTCATGTTGTTTACGCTTACAATGAGGAGACAGATAATGCTTATGATCAAATACAAATATGTCCCATTTACTTTCGGCAAACGG CGCTACGGAAAGAGAGCATCTTCAACTGATAGTGCAAGCCTTCCAAGGGATTAA
- the LOC120288434 gene encoding protein RER1A-like produces the protein MALGLMDEGGARVGERCPDLGEVHGPLPFLVRAYWPLPLLVRGYFVRGIYMLNRLIGFLYPQVDPELQELADGGGPSLPTRGSDKFRPFVRRLPEFKCWLQITWAFVIAFVMTFFRVFDIPVFWPILLFYWVMLFTLTMRRQIMLNTNMSHLLVS, from the exons ATGGCCCTTGGACTTATGGATGAGGgtggggcgagggtcggcgagcGTTGCCCAGATTTAGGAGAGGTTCATGGCCCTCTCCCATTTCTGGTGAGGGCCTATTGGCCCTTGCCTCTG CTCGTCCGGGGCTACTTCGTGAGGGGCATCTACATGCTGAACCGGCTCATCGGCTTCCTCTACCCTCAGGTCGATCCGGAGCTCCAGGAGCTCGCCGACGGCGGCGGCCCATCCCTCCCCACCCGCGGCTCCGACAAGTTCAGGCCCTTCGTCCGCCGCCTCCCCGAGTTCAAGTGTTG GTTACAAATCACTTGGGCATTTGTGATTGCTTTCGTGATGACGTTCTTCAGAGTGTTCGACATACCTGTATTCTGGCCCATACTCCTTTTCTACTGGGTCATGTTGTTTACGCTTACAATGAGGAGGCAGATAATGCTTAATACAAATATGTCCCATTTGCTAGTATCCTGA
- the LOC120288068 gene encoding UPF0481 protein At3g47200-like, translating into MVAVYNRELLSWYLITLKLRETVESGLPNKSTSNASRKLIDHPNQQQQQPQEHQLLKLQQEPSEALQVVVENKGGENISEAEPRLPESEWVISIREKLEQACQDDEACSWAKLSIYRIPQYLKDGEDKAYIPQIVSLGPYHHGKKRLRQMDRHKWRCLHRILRRTGHEISLYLDAVKVVEEKARACYEGTISMSSNEFVEMMVLDGCFVIELFRGVAEGFKELGYPRNDPIFSMRGSMHTIQRDMIMLENQIPLFILDQLLGLQLGDPNQKGLVAKLALRFFDPLMPTDEPLTKLRRNRLESLGYTTAFDPLSDQGELHCLEVFRRSLLCSGPQPEPRTWIKRWSHSNRVADKRRQQLIHCVTELREAGIKFKKRKTDRFWDIQFKDGILWIPRLLIHDGTRSLFLNLIAFEQSHFDCSNNITSYIIFMDNLINSPEDVGYLHYCGIIEHWLGSDAEVADLFNRLCQEVVFDINDSYLSTLSVEVNRYYNHRWNAWRASLKHNYFSSPWAIISVIAAFVLLVLTLTQTFYGVYAYYRPGS; encoded by the coding sequence ATGGTTGCCGTTTACAACAGAGAGCTCTTGAGTTGGTACTTAATCACCCTCAAGCTCAGAGAAACTGTGGAATCTGGACTCCCCAATAAATCAACCTCCAATGCATCCAGAAAACTAATAGATCACCCCAACCAGCAACAACAGCAGCCTCAGGAACACCAGCTTCTCAAGCTACAGCAAGAACCATCCGAGGCTCTACAGGTCGTTGTCGAGAACAAAGGGGGCGAAAACATCTCAGAAGCAGAGCCGAGGCTGCCTGAGTCCGAATGGGTCATCTCCATCAGAGAGAAGCTCGAGCAAGCTTGCCAGGACGACGAGGCCTGCTCATGGGCAAAGCTCTCCATTTATCGGATCCCGCAATATCTCAAAGATGGTGAGGACAAGGCCTACATCCCCCAGATTGTCTCGCTCGGGCCATACCACCATGGTAAGAAGCGCCTCCGTCAGATGGACCGGCACAAGTGGCGCTGCCTCCACCGCATCCTTAGGCGCACTGGTCATGAGATAAGCCTCTATCTAGATGCGGTGAAGGTGGTCGAGGAGAAAGCTCGTGCCTGCTACGAGGGGACTATATCCATGAGCAGTAACGAGTTTGTGGAGATGATGGTTCTTGATGGGTGTTTCGTGATCGAGCTATTCCGGGGAGTTGCTGAGGGGTTCAAGGAACTTGGATACCCTCGCAATGACCCCATCTTCTCAATGCGGGGATCGATGCACACAATCCAGCGGGACATGATCATGCTTGAGAATCAGATCCCTCTTTTCATACTAGACCAGCTGCTCGGCCTCCAGCTTGGCGACCCCAACCAGAAGGGTCTTGTTGCCAAGCTGGCACTCCGCTTCTTCGACCCTCTGATGCCAACAGACGAGCCTTTGACCAAGCTTAGACGCAACAGGCTGGAGTCTCTCGGCTACACCACTGCCTTTGACCCGTTATCTGACCAGGGTGAGCTCCATTGTCTTGAAGTGTTCCGGCGAAGCCTTCTCTGCTCGGGCCCGCAGCCAGAGCCAAGGACATGGATCAAGCGATGGTCGCACTCAAACCGGGTCGCTGATAAGAGGCGGCAACAGCTCATCCACTGTGTGACAGAGCTCCGGGAAGCCGGGATCAAGTTCAAAAAGAGGAAGACGGACAGGTTCTGGGACATCCAGTTCAAGGATGGCATCCTCTGGATTCCACGGCTTCTGATCCATGATGGGACAAGGTCGCTTTTCCTCAACTTGATAGCCTTCGAGCAGTCTCACTTCGATTGCAGCAACAACATCACCTCGTACATAATCTTCATGGACAACTTGATCAACTCACCCGAGGACGTCGGGTACCTCCACTACTGCGGGATCATCGAGCACTGGCTTGGGAGTGATGCAGAGGTCGCTGACCTCTTCAACCGACTCTGCCAGGAGGTGGTCTTCGACATCAATGACAGTTACCTCTCTACACTGTCTGTGGAGGTGAACAGGTATTACAACCATAGGTGGAATGCCTGGAGAGCCAGTCTCAAGCACAATTACTTCAGCAGTCCCTGGGCAATCATTTCTGTCATTGCTGCTTTCGTTTTACTTGTGCTTACCTTGACACAGACCTTCTATGGAGTCTATGCCTACTACAGGCCGGGCTCTTGA